One segment of Agromyces albus DNA contains the following:
- a CDS encoding LCP family protein, whose product MSLAASPIRYPDLASRTVMTRRAWWLVVLNFLIPGSSQVLAGDRKLGRFGLGATITLWLVAIVALVVWFLWPAVLYTVFSTTITLWVVALVLAFYAVLWVILTLDTLRLVRLVKTAPSARAWLAGFTTLVMIGLSGTAAYGAYVATTASGFLSSVFVAGPTEPPIDGKYNFLLLGGDAGPDRDGLRPDSITVVSVDAETGQAVTIGLPRNMEDVPFNEDSPLAAVYPEGYGSIDGCEVDVCMLNSIYTEVELMSPEMYPNAVNEGSEPGIEAMRDAAEAITGLQIQYYVLIDMQGFLELIDALGGVTVTVPEDVPIHADETFTTVAEWIPAGEQHLDGYHALWYARSRHGTSDYDRMARQRQIQEAVLEQFNPANVLSKFQEIAAAGSQVVKTDIPQSMLGYFVDLASKTKALPITDVELVPDNGIDPEDPDYDYARQLVQQAVFPPTEEPAEG is encoded by the coding sequence ATGAGTCTCGCAGCAAGCCCCATACGCTACCCCGACCTCGCGTCGCGCACGGTCATGACCCGGCGCGCCTGGTGGCTCGTCGTGCTCAACTTCCTCATCCCCGGCTCGTCGCAAGTGCTCGCGGGAGACCGAAAGCTCGGCCGGTTCGGACTCGGCGCCACCATCACGCTCTGGCTGGTCGCGATCGTTGCGCTCGTGGTGTGGTTCCTCTGGCCGGCGGTGCTCTACACGGTGTTCTCGACGACCATCACGTTGTGGGTGGTCGCGCTCGTGCTGGCGTTCTACGCGGTGCTGTGGGTCATTCTGACGCTCGACACGCTGCGCCTCGTGCGCCTCGTGAAGACCGCGCCCTCCGCTCGTGCCTGGCTCGCCGGATTCACGACGCTCGTCATGATCGGCCTCTCCGGCACGGCCGCGTACGGCGCCTATGTCGCCACCACCGCGAGCGGCTTCCTGTCGTCGGTCTTCGTGGCCGGCCCGACTGAGCCACCGATCGACGGCAAGTACAACTTCCTCCTGCTCGGCGGCGACGCCGGTCCCGACCGCGACGGCCTCCGGCCCGACAGCATCACGGTCGTGAGCGTCGATGCCGAGACGGGGCAGGCGGTCACGATCGGCCTGCCGCGCAACATGGAGGACGTGCCCTTCAACGAGGACTCGCCGCTCGCCGCCGTGTACCCCGAGGGCTACGGCTCGATCGACGGCTGCGAGGTCGACGTCTGCATGCTGAACTCGATCTACACCGAGGTCGAGCTCATGAGCCCCGAGATGTACCCGAACGCCGTCAACGAAGGCAGCGAGCCCGGCATCGAGGCGATGCGCGACGCCGCCGAGGCGATCACCGGACTGCAGATCCAGTACTACGTGCTCATCGACATGCAGGGCTTCCTCGAGCTCATCGACGCACTCGGCGGCGTCACCGTGACGGTGCCCGAGGATGTGCCGATCCACGCCGACGAGACGTTCACGACCGTCGCCGAGTGGATCCCGGCCGGCGAGCAGCACCTCGACGGCTACCACGCGCTCTGGTACGCCCGTTCGCGCCACGGCACGAGCGACTACGACCGGATGGCGCGGCAGCGCCAGATCCAGGAGGCGGTGCTCGAGCAGTTCAACCCCGCGAACGTGCTCTCGAAGTTCCAGGAGATCGCCGCTGCCGGTTCGCAGGTCGTCAAGACCGACATCCCGCAGTCGATGCTCGGTTACTTCGTCGATCTCGCGTCGAAGACGAAGGCGCTGCCGATCACCGACGTCGAGCTCGTGCCCGACAACGGGATCGACCCGGAGGATCCCGACTACGACTACGCACGCCAGCTCGTGCAGCAGGCGGTCTTCCCGCCGACGGAGGAGCCGGCCGAGGGGTAG
- a CDS encoding glycosyltransferase produces MPRVIAVVPTYRPDEEALGHLRQIAPQVAAVVVVDDGSGEAASVILDAAEAEGAHVIRLSSNSGIAAALNAGITWALDDGADFVLTVDQDTRLPDEYVTTALDVFRRANPVTRVGIVVVDAVNGAPALPTWVSPEGLGLVPEAIQTGFVISRECLESAGLFDERLVIDCVDTEYCLRVRDSGFRIAVAKGTDIRHSIGRRAELRPFGVPLRHASGHIATYQYHSPFRRYYIARNNIDLMLRNVRKRPRWVLTVLKREMGGMIISMVSGPQRIAQVLAIGTGTLHGLARRRGMIPDWLKRLVT; encoded by the coding sequence GTGCCACGTGTGATCGCCGTCGTGCCCACCTATCGACCCGATGAGGAAGCCCTCGGCCACCTACGGCAGATCGCCCCGCAGGTCGCAGCGGTCGTCGTCGTGGATGACGGAAGCGGCGAGGCCGCTTCAGTGATCCTGGATGCGGCGGAGGCCGAGGGCGCCCACGTCATCCGCCTCAGCTCGAACTCGGGGATCGCCGCAGCATTGAACGCCGGCATCACCTGGGCGCTCGACGATGGGGCCGACTTCGTCCTCACCGTCGACCAGGACACGCGCCTTCCCGACGAATACGTCACGACGGCTCTCGACGTCTTCCGCCGGGCCAATCCCGTCACCAGAGTGGGGATCGTGGTCGTCGACGCGGTGAACGGCGCGCCTGCCCTGCCGACCTGGGTGTCGCCCGAGGGTCTCGGGCTCGTGCCCGAAGCGATTCAGACCGGGTTCGTCATCAGCCGCGAGTGCCTCGAGTCGGCGGGGCTCTTCGACGAACGACTCGTCATCGACTGCGTCGACACCGAGTACTGCCTGCGCGTTCGTGACAGCGGGTTCAGGATCGCCGTCGCGAAGGGCACCGACATCCGCCACTCGATCGGGCGTCGCGCCGAGCTCCGGCCGTTCGGAGTCCCACTCCGACACGCGAGCGGCCACATCGCGACCTATCAGTACCACTCCCCATTCCGCCGCTACTACATCGCGCGAAACAACATCGACCTGATGCTGCGCAACGTGCGGAAGCGACCACGCTGGGTGCTCACCGTCCTGAAGCGCGAGATGGGCGGGATGATCATCTCGATGGTGAGCGGACCGCAGCGGATCGCACAGGTGCTCGCGATCGGCACCGGAACACTGCACGGCCTGGCACGCCGTCGCGGGATGATCCCCGACTGGCTCAAGCGCCTGGTGACGTGA
- a CDS encoding glycosyltransferase family 2 protein yields METADGLSWASQREYILSPHERASEAAFRRDDERVGAEAAERYGRATAGAVPSRARSVVRSASHRILASRPGRFLRRLERRAGREAIRVRSRLEHVVLARPGSRRRLYEVVDEPADAHSGNALLADATTPYLVFLRNGGVLSPAGAAALDDALDGDASAQLIFGDSRVPSGLRVRAPAFSPFRLRSEDYLGPIVAVSVRALRERGGFSPNADGAQILDFALRTPEREARRLRAVLGWGPAVDTREGEPAELAVAVVRRALADEGVAAQVEATRFGRRRVSYEPLQASTISVVIPTRGGSGSIAGSERTFVVEAVRGLLERGTTRDLEIVVVADDATPQRVIDELEAVAGDRLKLVRWSGAFDFSAKMNRGAAAASGEYLLLLNDDIELVEPASIERMLSIAQQPGVGLVGALLYFEDGSIQHLGHLYHGGGAGHVGFGITPGARAPIETLAITREVSGVTAACAIISRDLFREVGGFSLSFPGNYNDVDLSMKVRTRGHTILCTGDAAFYHFESKTRDARVLESELDHLQARWGALVERDRYSREQEHSL; encoded by the coding sequence GTGGAAACTGCCGACGGCCTTTCGTGGGCCTCGCAGCGCGAGTACATCCTGTCGCCGCACGAGCGTGCGAGTGAGGCGGCATTCCGTCGTGACGATGAACGCGTGGGCGCTGAGGCGGCCGAGCGGTATGGTCGCGCGACGGCCGGCGCCGTGCCCTCTCGGGCGCGTTCGGTCGTTCGCTCCGCGTCGCACCGCATCCTCGCCTCCAGACCCGGACGGTTCCTGCGGCGCCTGGAGCGTCGCGCCGGGCGCGAAGCCATTCGCGTGCGATCTCGGCTCGAGCACGTCGTGTTGGCTCGACCGGGTTCGAGGCGGCGCCTTTACGAGGTCGTGGACGAGCCGGCGGACGCGCACTCCGGCAACGCACTGCTGGCCGACGCGACGACCCCATATCTCGTCTTCCTCCGCAATGGGGGAGTGCTCTCCCCGGCGGGGGCCGCCGCGCTCGACGACGCCCTCGATGGTGATGCCTCGGCCCAGCTGATCTTCGGCGACAGTCGTGTGCCCTCCGGCCTGCGCGTCAGGGCCCCGGCCTTCTCTCCCTTCCGATTGCGATCCGAGGACTACCTCGGTCCGATCGTCGCCGTGTCAGTGCGCGCGCTTAGGGAGCGGGGCGGCTTCTCGCCGAATGCCGACGGAGCCCAGATCCTGGACTTCGCGCTCCGCACGCCCGAGCGGGAGGCTCGCCGTCTGCGAGCGGTGCTCGGATGGGGACCCGCCGTCGACACGCGAGAGGGCGAACCCGCAGAACTGGCCGTCGCCGTCGTGCGAAGGGCGCTTGCCGACGAAGGGGTGGCCGCGCAGGTGGAAGCAACGCGGTTCGGCCGCCGGCGAGTGTCGTACGAGCCGCTGCAAGCGTCGACGATCTCGGTCGTCATCCCGACCCGTGGCGGCTCCGGATCCATTGCCGGGTCCGAGCGAACCTTCGTGGTCGAGGCGGTCCGCGGACTGCTGGAACGCGGCACGACGCGCGACCTCGAGATCGTCGTCGTCGCCGATGATGCGACGCCCCAGCGCGTGATCGACGAATTGGAGGCGGTCGCCGGAGACCGGCTGAAGCTCGTGCGCTGGAGCGGCGCATTCGACTTCAGCGCCAAGATGAACCGCGGTGCCGCGGCGGCGAGCGGCGAGTACCTGCTGTTGCTGAACGACGACATCGAGCTCGTCGAGCCTGCGTCGATCGAGCGGATGCTGTCGATCGCGCAGCAGCCCGGCGTCGGGCTCGTCGGCGCGCTCCTCTACTTCGAAGACGGCTCTATCCAGCATCTCGGTCATCTTTACCACGGCGGGGGCGCCGGCCACGTCGGATTCGGAATCACCCCTGGTGCGCGCGCACCCATCGAGACGCTTGCGATCACTCGCGAGGTCTCAGGTGTGACCGCGGCCTGCGCGATCATCTCCCGTGATCTGTTCCGGGAGGTCGGCGGCTTCTCGCTCTCATTCCCCGGCAACTACAACGACGTCGACCTGAGCATGAAGGTGCGCACGCGCGGACACACGATCCTGTGCACGGGCGACGCGGCCTTTTACCACTTCGAGTCCAAGACACGCGACGCTCGAGTGCTCGAGAGCGAACTCGACCACCTGCAGGCGCGATGGGGCGCGCTTGTGGAGCGCGATCGATACTCGCGTGAGCAGGAGCACAGCCTCTGA
- a CDS encoding 5-(carboxyamino)imidazole ribonucleotide synthase, which produces MRVGVIGGGQLARMMIPAAIELGVELRVLAEAEGMSAAIAAERVGDYTDADTVLAFAREVDVVTFDHEHVPQDVLHALVDAGVPVHPGPDALRYAQDKLLMREGLSRLGLPVPDWARVETPAELDVFIADHGGAAVVKTPRGGYDGKGVRVVHSAAEVAEWFATIAEDGRAGALLVEELVEFRRELAQLVARRPSGEIAAWPLVETVQVGGVCSEVIAPAPRSAGKLADVAADVAIAIAEGLGVTGVLAVELFETTDDRVLVNELAMRPHNSGHWSMDGSTTSQFEQHLRAVLDLPLGGTGCHEEWAVMVNVLGGPVEGTLADRYAEAFEGHPTVKIHNYGKVPRPGRKVGHVTAIGSNLDDAVYEARAAAAVFQD; this is translated from the coding sequence GTGCGAGTCGGAGTGATCGGCGGCGGCCAGCTGGCGAGGATGATGATCCCCGCGGCGATCGAACTGGGCGTCGAGCTGCGCGTGCTCGCCGAGGCCGAGGGCATGTCGGCGGCGATCGCCGCCGAGCGGGTCGGCGACTACACCGATGCCGACACCGTGCTCGCCTTCGCGCGCGAGGTCGACGTCGTCACCTTCGACCACGAGCACGTGCCACAGGACGTGCTGCACGCCCTCGTCGACGCAGGAGTGCCGGTGCATCCGGGTCCCGATGCCCTGCGTTACGCGCAGGACAAGCTGCTCATGCGCGAAGGGCTGTCGCGGCTCGGCCTGCCCGTGCCCGATTGGGCGCGCGTCGAGACGCCGGCCGAACTCGACGTGTTCATCGCCGACCACGGCGGTGCTGCCGTCGTGAAGACCCCGAGGGGCGGCTACGACGGCAAGGGCGTGCGCGTCGTGCACAGTGCCGCAGAGGTGGCCGAGTGGTTCGCGACGATCGCCGAAGACGGCCGCGCCGGTGCGCTCCTCGTCGAGGAGCTCGTCGAGTTCCGCCGTGAGCTCGCCCAGCTCGTCGCGCGCCGCCCGAGCGGCGAGATCGCCGCATGGCCGCTCGTCGAGACGGTCCAGGTCGGCGGCGTCTGCAGCGAGGTCATCGCCCCGGCTCCGCGCTCGGCCGGAAAGCTCGCGGATGTCGCCGCTGACGTCGCGATCGCGATCGCCGAGGGGCTCGGCGTCACGGGAGTGCTCGCCGTCGAGCTCTTCGAGACGACCGACGACCGCGTGCTCGTCAACGAGCTGGCGATGCGGCCGCACAACAGCGGGCACTGGTCGATGGACGGCTCCACCACGAGCCAGTTCGAGCAGCACCTGCGAGCGGTGCTCGACCTGCCGCTCGGCGGCACCGGCTGCCACGAGGAATGGGCCGTGATGGTCAACGTGCTCGGCGGCCCGGTCGAGGGCACGCTCGCCGATCGTTACGCCGAGGCGTTCGAGGGCCACCCCACCGTGAAGATCCACAACTATGGCAAGGTGCCGCGACCCGGCCGCAAGGTCGGCCACGTGACGGCGATCGGATCCAACCTCGACGACGCCGTCTACGAGGCCCGCGCGGCGGCCGCCGTCTTCCAGGACTGA
- a CDS encoding DarT ssDNA thymidine ADP-ribosyltransferase family protein produces the protein MADECIHGFDDGLCAICFPPPEFEPAPKAAPLPRSGRVTGTRPRRPPARVPGASRPTLLADAPQIDAKALRIYHVTHFDNLAPILDAGALLADAAGAKPVVDVSAPDAREFRRTATIDGTDAVVADYVPFLLTTDAHVWNAVRTATPDPRLAPETTKRAPADFVILVSSVAGALGDDAELPGAIVVTDADAAAGGTLEASAWPETQRALQRLHRDDEGARLHTAELLVRECLPLDNVALIAVANDPVRDRVRSALAAAGLRTRVAVYPPWFQPTPDDAE, from the coding sequence TTGGCCGACGAATGCATCCATGGTTTCGACGACGGCCTGTGCGCCATCTGCTTCCCACCGCCGGAGTTCGAGCCGGCCCCGAAGGCCGCGCCGCTGCCGCGGAGCGGCCGCGTCACGGGAACCAGGCCGCGCCGTCCACCCGCCCGCGTGCCCGGTGCCTCGCGGCCCACGCTCCTCGCCGATGCCCCGCAGATCGACGCGAAGGCGCTGCGCATCTACCACGTCACGCACTTCGACAACCTCGCCCCCATCCTCGACGCGGGGGCCCTGCTCGCGGATGCCGCGGGCGCGAAGCCGGTCGTCGACGTCTCGGCCCCCGATGCCCGTGAGTTCCGCCGTACGGCGACGATCGACGGCACCGACGCGGTCGTGGCCGACTACGTGCCGTTCCTGCTGACGACCGACGCCCACGTCTGGAACGCCGTGCGCACCGCGACGCCCGACCCGCGACTCGCGCCGGAGACGACGAAGCGCGCTCCTGCCGACTTCGTGATCCTCGTGAGCTCGGTCGCCGGAGCGCTCGGCGACGACGCCGAGCTGCCCGGCGCGATCGTCGTGACCGACGCGGATGCCGCGGCCGGCGGCACGCTCGAGGCATCCGCCTGGCCCGAGACCCAGCGAGCCCTGCAGCGCCTGCACCGCGACGACGAGGGCGCGCGCCTGCACACGGCCGAGTTGCTCGTGCGCGAGTGCCTGCCGCTCGACAACGTCGCACTCATCGCCGTGGCCAACGACCCCGTGCGCGATCGGGTGCGATCCGCGCTCGCCGCAGCGGGCCTGCGCACCCGGGTTGCGGTGTACCCGCCGTGGTTCCAGCCGACCCCTGACGACGCCGAGTAA
- a CDS encoding glycosyltransferase, which yields MATTTLRVILDQIVAPVPGPIGRYTRDLGRALVAAAPRGCEVEAIVSSSLPEDYDRVLREVPGLSGLYKTTLARRELAAAWQLGITTSPGGGMIHGMSLFAPLRKHDRADGNQVVATVHDVLAWTNPEALSAASVAWQKGTLKRALKHADAIVVPTHALAERLGMIADFGDRVRVIGTAPRSGLTIGPDADERAARLGLPREYLAVPGTLEPRKGVVDVLAALGRSGVPEVPVVVIGPENWGDQHLATVGEEYGVDPARIHHLDDLEPADLAVVIGRSLAFVDPSHDAGSGTSLIEAFSLGVPVIHSDAPAFLEVSAGAGLAVPVGVGDGYTDRLAAAITSVIGDRSFADRMALTGSDRSRAFSWRDSAERVWQLHADL from the coding sequence GTGGCGACCACCACCCTCCGCGTCATCCTCGATCAGATCGTGGCACCCGTGCCCGGGCCGATCGGGCGATACACGCGTGATCTCGGTCGCGCCCTCGTCGCCGCCGCGCCGCGCGGCTGCGAGGTCGAGGCGATCGTCTCGTCGTCGCTTCCCGAGGACTACGATCGGGTGCTCCGCGAGGTTCCCGGGCTGTCGGGGCTGTACAAGACCACCCTCGCGCGGCGCGAGCTCGCCGCGGCGTGGCAGCTCGGCATCACGACGTCGCCCGGGGGCGGCATGATCCACGGCATGAGCCTGTTCGCGCCCCTGCGCAAGCACGATCGCGCCGACGGCAACCAGGTCGTGGCCACGGTGCACGACGTGCTCGCGTGGACCAACCCCGAAGCGCTGAGCGCGGCATCGGTCGCCTGGCAGAAGGGCACGCTGAAGCGCGCGCTCAAGCATGCCGACGCGATCGTCGTGCCGACGCACGCGCTCGCGGAGCGGCTCGGCATGATCGCCGACTTCGGAGATCGCGTGCGCGTCATCGGCACGGCGCCGCGCTCGGGCCTCACGATCGGGCCCGACGCCGACGAGCGCGCGGCACGCCTCGGGTTGCCGCGCGAGTACCTCGCCGTGCCGGGAACCCTCGAGCCCCGCAAGGGCGTCGTCGACGTGCTCGCGGCGCTGGGGCGCTCCGGCGTGCCGGAGGTGCCGGTGGTGGTCATCGGCCCCGAGAACTGGGGCGACCAGCACCTGGCCACCGTCGGCGAGGAGTACGGCGTCGATCCCGCCCGCATCCACCACCTCGACGATCTCGAGCCGGCCGACCTCGCAGTCGTGATCGGCCGGTCGCTCGCGTTCGTCGACCCGAGCCACGACGCGGGCTCCGGCACCTCGCTGATCGAAGCGTTCAGCCTCGGCGTTCCGGTCATCCACTCGGATGCCCCGGCGTTCCTCGAGGTCTCGGCCGGCGCCGGCCTCGCCGTTCCGGTGGGGGTCGGCGACGGCTACACCGACCGGCTGGCCGCCGCGATCACCTCGGTCATCGGCGACCGATCGTTCGCCGACCGGATGGCGCTCACGGGCAGCGATCGAAGCCGCGCCTTCAGCTGGCGGGATTCCGCCGAACGCGTCTGGCAGTTGCACGCCGACCTCTGA
- the purE gene encoding 5-(carboxyamino)imidazole ribonucleotide mutase, with the protein MGSDSDWNVMREASELLDEFGVAHEVEVVSAHRTPEKMIAYGKQAAVRGLKVIIAGAGGAAHLPGMLASVTTLPVVGVPVPLGRLDGLDSLLSIVQMPAGVPVATVSIGGAKNAGLLAVKILATSDAALSAALADYATALAALVEEKNERLKSTR; encoded by the coding sequence ATGGGATCCGACTCCGACTGGAACGTGATGCGCGAGGCATCCGAGCTCCTCGACGAATTCGGCGTCGCCCATGAGGTGGAAGTCGTCTCCGCGCACCGCACTCCCGAGAAGATGATCGCCTACGGCAAGCAGGCCGCCGTGCGCGGCCTCAAGGTGATCATCGCGGGCGCCGGCGGAGCGGCCCACCTGCCCGGCATGCTCGCGTCGGTCACCACGCTTCCCGTCGTCGGCGTGCCGGTGCCGCTCGGCCGGCTCGACGGGCTCGACTCCCTGCTCTCCATCGTGCAGATGCCCGCCGGGGTTCCCGTCGCGACCGTCTCGATCGGCGGCGCGAAGAACGCGGGCCTGCTCGCTGTGAAGATCCTCGCGACGTCGGATGCCGCGCTCAGCGCCGCGCTCGCCGACTACGCCACCGCCCTCGCCGCCCTCGTCGAGGAGAAGAACGAACGGCTCAAGTCCACCCGATGA
- the rfbD gene encoding dTDP-4-dehydrorhamnose reductase, translating to MRYLITGASGMLGRDLQSTLEGREVTALGRADLDVTDAAAVLAAVRGHDVVINCAAYTKVDDAETHEADAYAVNATGAGNLAEAAAAVGAKIVQVSTDYVFDGHATVPYAEVTPRAPISAYGRTKAAGEELVLERNPDGAYVVRTAWLYGAHGPNFAKTMLAIAASRDTWSVVDDQLGQPTWTADLAAHIVALLDADAPAGIYHGTNSGAATWFEFARAVLEESGLDPERITPTDSSAFVRPAPRPSYSVLGHEAWAAAGLSEMRPWREALADAVRHGALTTV from the coding sequence GTGCGATATCTCATCACCGGCGCGAGCGGCATGCTCGGGCGCGATCTCCAGTCAACGCTCGAGGGTCGGGAGGTCACGGCTCTCGGCCGTGCCGATCTCGACGTGACGGATGCCGCGGCGGTTCTGGCCGCGGTGCGCGGCCACGATGTCGTCATCAACTGCGCCGCCTATACGAAGGTCGACGACGCCGAGACCCACGAGGCCGACGCCTACGCCGTGAACGCCACCGGAGCCGGCAACCTCGCCGAGGCGGCGGCCGCCGTCGGCGCGAAGATCGTGCAGGTCTCGACGGACTACGTGTTCGACGGCCATGCCACCGTTCCCTACGCCGAGGTCACGCCTCGCGCGCCGATCTCGGCCTACGGCCGCACCAAGGCCGCTGGCGAGGAACTCGTGCTCGAGCGCAACCCCGACGGCGCGTATGTCGTGCGCACCGCGTGGTTGTATGGCGCACACGGACCGAACTTCGCGAAGACGATGCTCGCCATCGCGGCGTCCCGCGACACGTGGTCAGTCGTCGACGACCAGCTCGGGCAGCCGACGTGGACGGCCGACCTCGCGGCGCACATCGTCGCACTGCTCGACGCCGACGCCCCTGCCGGCATCTATCACGGCACGAACTCAGGAGCGGCCACGTGGTTCGAGTTCGCGCGAGCCGTGCTCGAGGAGTCGGGTCTCGACCCCGAACGGATCACCCCGACCGACAGCTCCGCGTTCGTCCGTCCGGCACCGCGCCCCTCGTACTCGGTGCTCGGCCACGAAGCCTGGGCCGCGGCAGGCCTCTCCGAGATGCGACCGTGGCGCGAGGCACTCGCGGACGCTGTCCGGCACGGAGCGCTCACCACCGTGTGA
- a CDS encoding GtrA family protein has protein sequence MSNQVVTVAQRLWHGLLAYAVKFGVVGLIGLVIDVTLFNLLRLGVFGDDHWAQSAIGAKTISTSVAIVFNWLGNRYWTFRRHRRRNYLREFAEYLVVSLGGMAIALICLWVSHHVLGFTSLVADNIATNVVGLALGTAFRFLLYRFWVYGHHRADGLSNLERVEEAQRTLFEEPATSTPETPTTPRERT, from the coding sequence GTGTCCAACCAGGTCGTGACCGTCGCCCAGCGACTCTGGCACGGCCTCCTCGCCTACGCCGTGAAGTTCGGTGTCGTCGGCCTCATCGGCCTCGTCATCGACGTGACGCTCTTCAACCTCCTGCGGCTCGGCGTCTTCGGCGACGACCACTGGGCGCAGTCGGCGATCGGCGCGAAGACGATCTCGACGAGCGTCGCGATCGTCTTCAACTGGCTCGGCAACCGCTATTGGACCTTCCGGAGGCACCGCCGCCGCAACTACCTGCGCGAGTTCGCCGAGTACCTCGTGGTCTCGCTGGGCGGCATGGCGATCGCCCTCATCTGCCTCTGGGTGAGTCACCACGTGCTCGGCTTCACGAGCCTCGTCGCCGACAACATCGCGACGAACGTGGTCGGGCTCGCGCTCGGCACGGCGTTCCGGTTCCTGCTGTACCGCTTCTGGGTCTACGGGCACCACCGCGCCGACGGGCTCTCGAACCTCGAGCGCGTCGAGGAGGCCCAGCGCACCCTCTTCGAGGAGCCCGCGACGAGCACCCCCGAAACGCCCACCACGCCCCGGGAACGCACCTAG